The Cuculus canorus isolate bCucCan1 chromosome 3, bCucCan1.pri, whole genome shotgun sequence DNA window CAGAACAGCACAATTcaaaagctgcaggaaagagGCATTTTGTGCCATATTTTCCAGGAGATTAAGCTGACCAAATAGTCACAGCTGCTATTACTCTCACACCAGAAGTTCTTTTTCCACAGatttaaacaaggaaaaatgatTCCTGGGTAGCTGGCAAAACAAGCTCAAGAAAGAGCCCCAGTCCAGGCTGTCCTGACacattgtgttttatttggGGCTGGCCTGTAAGGTCAGAACAGCCCAAAGAACAGGTATTGTAGGTAGTGGGTCCTGAGACAAGGGATAGTTGCtgtaatatttgttttttaaagtaaacagtAGAGTTTTCCAAATAGAAAGATGATGGTGGTTCAGCAACCCTACTCCTCTGCAATTCATTATTCTCCCAGGTTTAAAAGCTTAACAATTCCCTCACAAATAGTACTGGTACCATCATAATCTAAGTATAATAAAATCTCATTCCAAAATTCATACAGTTCCAGGTTATTGGAGTTTTCCCTGATCATGGAGGCAAGGTTTTGTAGAAACTCGCCTTCTTCGCaacttctccatttttttctctctagttgtcaaaatattttcttttaatggacCATCAAATGGAGTTTGACTATTCACAGCtctgtaaaatatattgttcACGTTCCACTAATGCAGACGGAAGAGAACTTGGGAAAGCAACAGCTAGGTGGTAATGGAAAGCAGTGGATAATGTGCATTTCCTCCTTGATTAAACAATCTCCAGAAATCTAATACACTACCTATCTGCTTTACTAACAGAGCAAACAACAGACAAGTTCAACCAAAGACGACATAGAACCGTTTCTGTGCATCATATTGCCTGCCACCATGATGCTCTTCCTGgcattcctgctgctcttcctgtACCGCCGTTGCCAGCACCCCACTCCACAGGGACAGATCTTCAGCATCGACTTGCCCGAGGCACTGCCCGAGCATGACATGTccaatttcctttctgtgctccCCTGGAGCAGTGAACAGAGCTTCCACTACTCCACTCTGCTCCCTGATGCCACATTCCTCACTGTGTGTTTGCCTCCATCCTATGAGGAGGCCACCATGAAGACTTCCATGGATGAGGCTCACATTGAGCCCTCTCCAGACCCAGTGCCTCCGTACGAAGAGAGCATAATGCAATCCAGCAGCACCAAATAAACAGAAGCACCTTAGCTGAAGCACACAGTCCCTCAAGGTACAAACGTGGAACTGCTATGGCCTTGAAAATTAGCAAAACCATTCCAAATGAATTAATGAAAGTAGAAACTTGAAATAACAGGGAATGAGCACCTTCACCTCATCTTTGGATTCTCCACCTTCCATTTATTGCAAGCGTACACACACGCCAAATCAGACCCAGACCAGTAACATGGTTACTCCAGTTAACAAAGCATATCGTGAAGGATTAAACTTAAGGGCAGGTGGACATTTGTCCCTCTGCAATCCCTCAGTTATAAGGAAACATGAATTATGCTATAGATTCACCAGTCACAAAAAGGGCTTTTAGCACATACCTGTTGTGGtttgactttttcttccttatgtgtttatttttaattgagttTGTGACAAGCTGATTTACTCAGCCTGTGTATGTTAACATCACATCACTCTGCAGTGCTCTGGAATTATTTCAGCAgctctcaggaaaacaaatagatATATAACCTCTACAAAACTTCCAGCAGCTGTCCCAAAGGTTCAGACACACGCTGTGTATAAAGTTTTTCATTGGTGAGAAAAGATAGCCAAGGACAACCAGAGAAGACCTGATCATCTTGGGTGAGGAAGACTCCA harbors:
- the SMIM28 gene encoding small integral membrane protein 28, encoding MRWLLGSSWKKFGHADRGNYDWLNSEPGGPLLETELQSKQQTSSTKDDIEPFLCIILPATMMLFLAFLLLFLYRRCQHPTPQGQIFSIDLPEALPEHDMSNFLSVLPWSSEQSFHYSTLLPDATFLTVCLPPSYEEATMKTSMDEAHIEPSPDPVPPYEESIMQSSSTK